One Ostrea edulis chromosome 2, xbOstEdul1.1, whole genome shotgun sequence genomic region harbors:
- the LOC125680911 gene encoding proteasome subunit beta type-1-like: MMDPVISDESSYKPKQTYFSPYAMNGGTCLAVAGEDFVVVGSDTRLSQGFSIHTRDLPKTYQLTNSTLLGACGFHGDVLTLTKVLNARLKMFEHEHHKKMTTSEIAAMLSTMLYHRRFFPYYVYNLIAGLDEEGKGVVYSFDPVGSYGSDGYRARGSAAAMLQPLLDNQIGLKNQQNVPRVPLSKEKVIKLVKDVFISAAERDIYTGDAVVVRVITKDGTTTERFPLRRD, from the exons ATGATGGACCCTGTTATAAGCGATGAATCCTCCTATAAACCAAAGCAGACGTATTTCAGTCCATATGCCATGAATGGAGG GACTTGCTTGGCAGTAGCTGGAGAAGATTTTGTTGTTGTGGGTTCAGACACAAGGCTAAGTCAAGGATTTTCCATCCACACAAGGGATTTACCAAAAACCTATCAACT AACAAATTCAACACTCTTGGGGGCATGTGGATTCCATGGTGATGTCTTGACTTTAACAAAAGTTTTGAATGCTCGTTTAAAG ATGTTTGAACATGAGCACCACAAAAAGATGACAACATCTGAAATAGCAGCGATGCTGTCAACAATGTTGTATCACAGAAGATTCTTTCCTTACTATGTGTACAACTTGATTGCAGGACTAGATGAAGAAG GTAAAGGTGTGGTGTACAGTTTTGACCCTGTGGGATCCTATGGATCAGATGGTTACCGAGCCAGGGGATCTGCAGCTGCCATGTTACAGCCTCTGTTAGATAACCAG ATTGGACTGAAAAATCAGCAGAATGTCCCAAGAGTACCACTGTCAAAAGAAAAAGTTATTAAGTTAGTAAaggatgtttttatttctgcaGCGGAACGTGATATTTATACTGGAGATGCTGTGGTAGTTCGTGTCATTACCAAGGATGGCACTACCACAGAGAGGTTCCCACTCAGGCGAGATTAA
- the LOC125681885 gene encoding U4/U6 small nuclear ribonucleoprotein Prp4-like, which produces MYFSDDEEELIVPQVKKPLIYGSLEEREKRRLAAGSTSGSFASDAIKAGKAAGNINITEGGSYDIAEVDPNEGQAELLAVLEKKKKARQIQVSTDDSEVKANLRQLGEPICLFGEGPADRRDRLRRTLAELGSVATDAILKKAEELSQKKSKDEENVTWYHEGTSVLKEARVWIAKYSIPKAKERIRLQKEEKLIPTAKKNAQLQDLNKRVRAITNECSQIGDVRPLSYCEFSPNGKILAVASWSGLCKLWSVPDCQLIRQLRGHSCNVGAIVFHPKATLSLDDNSCCMASCSQDGTVKLWNLVSDEPVADIEGHSPYRVSRLKYHPSGRFLGTCCFDNSWRLWDLEVQEEILHQEGHSKPVYDISFQGDGALAATGGLDAFGRIWDLRTGRCIMFLEGHIKSVFSVDFAPDGYHVATGSEDNSVRIWDLRQRKCVYTIPSHKNIVSKVKFQPNHGSYLLSASYDCTSKVWAHPTWAPLKTLAGHEGKVMGADISPDLKYIATVSYDRTFKLWTTELQGGI; this is translated from the exons ATGTATTTTTCAGACGATGAAGAGGAACTAATCGTTCCGCAGGTAAAGAAACCATTAATATATGGAAGTCTAGAGGAAAGAGAAAAGCGGAGACTTGCAGCTGGCAGCACTTCAGGATCTTTCGCTTCAGACGCCATAAAAGCTGGTAAAGCTGCTGGGAATATAAACATCACGGAGGGAGGGTCCTATGACATTGCAGAAGTAGATCCTAATGAGGGACAAGCAGAATTGCTAGCTGTTctagaaaaaaagaaaaaggcCAGACAGATTCAGGTGTCGACGGATGACTCTGAAGTTAAAGCTAACCTCAGACAATTAGGGGAGCCAATCTGTTTGTTCGGAGAGGGTCCAGCTGACAGAAGAGACCGCCTCAGAAGAACTTTAGCTGAGTTGGGCTCAGTGGCCACAGATGCAATATTGAAAAAGGCAGAAGAATTATCGCAGAAGAAAAGTAAAGACGAGGAGAATGTAACTTG GTATCATGAAGGGACTTCTGTTCTGAAAGAGGCAAGGGTATGGATAGCAAAATACTCAATTCCTAAAGCTAAAGAGAGAATAAGATTACAGAAAGAAGAGAAACTGATACCAACAGCAAAGAAAAATGCCCAGCTTCAAGACCTTAATAAACGAGTTAGAGCAATCACCAATGAGTGCAGTCAGATCGGAGATGTCAGACCACTTTCATATTGCGAGTTTAGTCCTAATGGTAAAATACTTGCTGTAGCATCGTGGTCAGGCTTGTGCAAGCTGTGGTCTGTCCCAGATTGCCAGCTCATTCGACAATTAAGGGGTCATAGCTGCAATGTTGGTGCCATCGTTTTCCATCCCAAAGCTACACTTTCACTGGATGACAATTCATGCTGTATGGCTTCCTGTAGTCAAGATGGGACTGTGAAGCTATGGAATCTTGTAAGTGATGAGCCCGTGGCAGACATAGAAGGCCACAGCCCATACAGAGTGTCTCGTCTGAAGTACCACCCGTCAGGGCGATTCTTGGGTACCTGCTGTTTTGACAACTCCTGGAGACTTTGGGATTTAGAGGTCCAAGAGGAAATTCTTCATCAGGAGGGTCACAGTAAACCGGTTTATGACATCTCCTTCCAGGGGGATGGTGCTTTAGCGGCAACAGGAGGGCTTGATGCATTTGGAAGAATTTGGGATCTAAGAACGGGGAGATGCATTATGTTTTTAGAGGGCCATATCAAGTCAGTTTTTTCTGTTGATTTTGCTCCTGATGGTTATCATGTCGCTACAGGAAGTGAAGACAACTCGGTGAGGATTTGGGATCTAAGGCAGAGAAAATGTGTATATACCATTCCATCTCACAAGAATATAGTGAGTAAAGTGAAATTCCAACCCAACCATGGCAGTTACCTATTAAGTGCATCATATGATTGTACATCCAAAGTCTGGGCCCATCCAACGTGGGCACCATTAAAAACGTTAGCAGGGCATGAAGGAAAAGTAATGGGTGCAGACATTTCTCCTGACCTGAAGTACATTGCAACAGTGTCTTATGACAGAACATTCAAACTGTGGACCACTGAACTGCAAGGAGGAATTTAA